In Leishmania mexicana MHOM/GT/2001/U1103 complete genome, chromosome 20, one genomic interval encodes:
- a CDS encoding putative small G-protein encodes MLSDEEECIKVIVVGDGNVGKTCMLRRFVRGDFVDQYRKTIGAEFMEKDVFLRSSNTTVKLMLWDTAGQEVFNALTQAYYRGAGAAILMFSTVDRDSFMNIAGWKQRVESVCDPITMVLCQTKFDLSHEAVITNTEAEKLANQLELPLFRVSTKDDFNVTQLFEFTAQLCVENSAQDEEKGEDMPKSNRLDGGEKAAGGTSAAAASMTSDEPHDGTHVPAAQAPSAAAASSSPPAAGNSSWSGDGVKDASRELAKSNNGGRNGKGKASSSTKKNVTLKEQHGQGHHKKKQFKCSLC; translated from the coding sequence ATGCTGTCTGACGAAGAGGAGTGCATCAAGGTCATCGTAGTTGGCGATGGCAATGTTGGCAAGACGTGtatgctgcgccgctttgTGAGGGGCGACTTTGTCGACCAGTACCGCAAGACCATCGGCGCCGAGTTTATGGAAAAGGATGTGTTCCTGCGGTCCTCCAACACGACGGTGAAGCTCATGCTTTGGGACACCGCAGGACAGGAAGTGTTTAACGCGCTCACGCAAGCCTACTAccgcggtgctggtgccgccatCCTCATGTTTAGCACCGTCGATCGCGACAGCTTCATGAACATAGCGGGGTGGAAGCAACGGGTCGAGTCCGTCTGTGACCCTATTACGATGGTCTTGTGCCAGACAAAGTTCGACCTCTCTCACGAGGCTGTCATTACGAAtacggaggcggagaagctAGCCAACCAGCTCGAGCTGCCGCTTTTCCGCGTCTCCACCAAGGACGACTTTAATGTGACGCAACTGTTCGAGTTcacggcgcagctgtgtGTCGAAAACTCGGCGCAGGATgaggagaaaggggaggacATGCCGAAAAGTAATCGCTTAGATGGCGGAGAGAAAGCGGCGGGAGGGacgtccgccgcggcggcttcgaTGACCTCGGATGAACCGCATGATGGCACCCATGTGCCTGCCGCACAAGCGCCtagcgcggcagccgcgtccTCATCTCCACCAGCGGCAGGAAATTCGAGTTGGAGCGGCGATGGCGTCAAAGACGCTTCCAGAGAGTTGGCCAAGTCAAATAACGGGGGCAGAAACGGAAAGGGGAAGGCGTCGTCTAGCACGAAGAAAAATGTGACGCTGAAGGAGCAACACGGGCAGGGACATCACAAGAAAAAGCAATTCAAGTGCTCCCTCTGCTAg
- a CDS encoding putative flagellum transition zone component — translation MSAEHHLCQTDTTEEGVYARSPLTTTEESTQLVPGSRFLSTTEFKRIYLGRGAGGDASTAATARRSSSSPPGTFAKRAHLSSLLTSCAPWGSHVGPSPHVIRAPRKPATDAAERFHRKGDGLGTARQLWYLYGGAGSSIHAPTGSETHKSSPRRTTVPRPSADGHRPYGAQTLRSEAPQVVAPPALYSTHKPLPHQLRSRVHSARCATSPSLKTRCGAEPLSRTQLRTEDAWLALTRELMNKKSEVQNLQQQLQHAHVLLRSLHGITESTVDEGDDAADADAVEVFDTAAAVATSSKSTGGSAPEVGPSSVLPRPREYWQRRAYFLMKHNEELQAESDRLRRDSRGSKVQALLQELKSLRGELSRYRRLTGVAASSSPSAKELASGSGGSEGDLGIPQHDDGKPASSPLAPRLTHRGGAASSSLEPAVDDVILRQKDDTIRGLQERLHLLTQQYEQTDTKLIETTRQLEDMRRRHCVMQVEWKALVGLPQELARTQQQLSVAQERVLDRDREVEAFHQLFDTQSSPATLRAIIDERDHLVELLQQSHESEATLRDEMKAAQQQAVRAMKEKYQEQCAEQRAMARDREAQQEETIQKLRKRFTALEDVLEAQREAYEGQLAEYAEEREAELTTRLLESLRRPEAAMESIALSAPRSLSTAASVRPTLPDGQPPTTGASRLSACEASLRPTSASASASLRCPSAEHTQTDPMLRTASFFESVTLPCSAGGVATETAVQDDDAFPAESGTGTFTPSSMSDSTHSNSSYDSLSGDSEDDVTLLSSASARPSRRLIGGSTSSTTRTRGGERVCDATVRNDLVDDCAAAAATDEARVTAASSSSTDDFSDGEGSHRDDETVEKASGPDSSSSVISSADSSLLLTSGAEGAAKQQQSVTNKTNAAPANSHRYVIDLPAPPIAVVSPVSILINRTTMTGPLFSSSVRAVVHSPDISSRRTASIADLTYTEQTLPDISETKISDSFSASSSTSSALNSPHSGGDDGDQGHHANSNRSEPPGGPLQQMEKVGVAKFNSNTISGSAALVEAATRRMPPLPDSNVVGPLPTFPVRQQPPELEEAVAAAPFAAVSRADERRSSLSLLSSRGANALTSLHPRDGVPMPSPVALTPAVASNLYPQRRSSSFATGVCNDDDFGGSGAEMSRGGVNSHMLSNDHSTTADLTNQYSGDTSFDFVGALAERHCLEDMQNAFSSRQSSTDTAKIGGDVDGEASAFPTEGSGNTNSGQCAVMGTGAVGLRKTPSPFGSDVLEASKPVLSTSHQSCNEKDTGTRAATASASRQGEDRASGDSGSADFMEVPSPDDDEDMTSSISAERVTAGTREREESALADALPCTGPTGGSGRSRVPSEDTLAAKNPMPETTMQSNLAVDAARGAPSSPMAIASSHGSYDDLIPSPKTPPPEEQAVSSFDFEDVGRATLQAKDVESAAPPAAAAITDAIAAPSLVPLPPRVSVPAPPSTWAPQP, via the coding sequence ATGTCAGCAGAGCACCACTTGTGCCAGACCGACACGACCGAGGAGGGTGTCTATGCTCGGTCTCCCCTCACGACAACGGAGGAGTCAACGCAGCTCGTGCCCGGCAGTCGCTTCCTGAGCACAACGGAGTTCAAGCGCATCTACCTCGGCcgtggcgccggcggtgatgcATCGACGGCTGCGACCGCACGTCGCTCCAGCTCGTCCCCACCCGGCACCTTCGCAAAGCGTGCGCATCTGTCTTCCCTTTTGACAAGCTGTGCCCCATGGGGCTCACATGTCGGACCATCTCCCCATGTCATTCGTGCTCCGCGCAAGCCCGCCACCGACGCTGCTGAACGTTTCCATAGAAAAGGCGACGGCCTAGGGACAGCGCGTCAGCTCTGGTATTTGTACGGCGGTGCGGGTAGCAGTATACATGCCCCGACAGGGTCTGAAACGCACAAGTCCTCGCCTCGACGAACAACGGTACCACGACCCTCCGCGGATGGGCACAGACCATATGGCGCGCAAACGCTAAGGAGCGAAGCACCACAGGTCGTTGCGCCACCTGCACTGTACTCGACACacaagccgctgccgcaccagctgcgcTCGCGCGTGCACTCGGCCCGCTGTgccacgtcgccgtcacTGAAGACGAGGTGCGGCGCGGAGCCCCTTTCTCGTACCCAGCTGCGTACAGAGGATGCATGGCTCGCACTGACGCGTGAGCTGATGAATAAGAAAAGTGAGGTGCAGAACCTTcaacagcagctgcagcacgcgcacgtccTGCTACGCTCTCTGCACGGCATCACTGAGAGCACCGTCGACGAGGGCGATgacgctgctgatgcggacGCTGTCGAGGTTTTTGACACGGCAGCCGCTGTGGCCACAAGCAGCAAGTCGACGGGTGGCAGTGCGCCGGAGGTGGGTCCCTCCTCAGTGTTGCCCCGTCCGAGAGAGTACTGGCAGCGACGTGCCTACTTTTTAATGAAGCACAACGAGGAGCTGCAAGCGGAGTCTGACCGGCTGCGCCGCGACTCGCGCGGTAGCAAAGTGCAAGCTTTGCTGCAAGAGCTCAAGTCGCTGCGTGGAGAGCTTAGTCGGTATCGGAGACTGACCGGCGTCGCAGCTTCGTCGTCGCCTTCTGCCAAAGAACTGGCATCAGGGTCTGGTGGCTCAGAAGGTGACCTAGGCATACCTCAGCACGACGACGGAAAGCCGGCAAGCAGTCCTCTGGCACCGCGGCTAACTCATCGGGGTGgtgcggcgtcgtcgtctctcgAACCCGCCGTCGATGATGTGATTCTCCGCCAGAAGGACGACACCATCCGCGGGCTGCAAGAGCGCCTTCACCTGCTGACACAGCAGTACGAACAGACTGATACGAAGCTCATAGAGACAACGCGACAACTGGAGGATATGaggcgccgccactgcgTCATGCAGGTGGAGTGGAAGGCGCTGGTGGGGCTCCCGCAGGAACTCGCTCGCACGCAACAGCAGTTAAGCGTCGCCCAGGAGCGCGTCCTCGACCGTGACCGGGAAGTGGAGGCCTTTCACCAGTTGTTCGACACTCAGTCGTCGCCCGCCACGCTGCGCGCCATAATTGACGAGCGTGACCACCTCGTGGAGCTTCTGCAGCAGAGCCACGAAAGCGAGGCAACCTTGCGTGACGAAATGAAGGCGGCCCAGCAACAGGCGGTGCGAGCCATGAAGGAAAAGTATCAGGAGCAGTGCGCGGAGCAGCGTGCCATGGCACGCGAtcgcgaggcgcagcaggaagAGACAATACAGAAACTGCGGAAGCGATTCACCGCCCTTGAGGACGTGCTGGAGGCTCAGAGAGAAGCATACGAGGGACAACTGGCGGAGTACGCGGAGGAGCGTGAGGCGGAGCTGACAACGCGGCTTCTCGAatcgctgcggcggcccGAGGCTGCAATGGAGAGTATTGCCTTATCCGCGCCCCGCTCACTTAGTACAGCTGCGTCGGTGAGGCCCACGTTGCCAGACGGGCAGCCACCCACGACTGGTGCATCCCGTCTTTCGGCATGCGAGGCGTCACTACGGCCGACGTCGGCAAGTGCCTCGGCATCGCTACGTTGTCCAAGCGccgaacacacacagacagatCCGATGCTGCGGACAGCCAGTTTCTTCGAGAGTGTAACGTTGCCCTGCAGCGCGGGAGGCGTCGCCACTGAAACAGCTGTGCAGGACGATGACGCCTTTCCCGCCGAGAGCGGCACGGGAACGTTCACACCGTCTTCCATGTCGGATTCAACACACAGCAACTCCAGCTATGACTCTCTATCGGGCGACAGTGAAGACGACGTGACGCTGCTTTCCTCTGCGTCGGCGCGTCCATCACGTAGGCTCATCGGTGGATCGACTTCTTCCACGACACGGACACGTGGCggtgagcgtgtgtgcgacgcCACAGTGCGCAATGATCTCGTGGACgactgcgctgctgctgctgcgacagaCGAAGCGAGGGTTACAGcggcctcctcgagctcCACGGACGACTtcagcgacggcgaaggTAGCCATAGAGATGACGAAACAGTAGAGAAGGCCAGCGGACCAGACTCAAGCTCCTCCGTCATCTCCTCGGCAGACTCTTCCCTCCTGCTCACTTCCGGCGCCGAGGGCGCggccaagcagcagcagtctgTCACCAACAAGACTAATGCCGCCCCCGCCAACTCCCACAGATACGTCATCGATCTCCCCGCACCGCCGATCGCCGTTGTTTCTCCAGTTTCGATCCTTATCAACCGCACCACCATGACCGGCCCCCTGTTCTCCTCCAGTGTGCGGGCCGTGGTGCACTCGCCTGACATCAGCTCCCGGAGGACAGCGTCGATCGCAGACCTCACCTACACAGAGCAGACGCTGCCAGACATCAGCGAAACCAAGATCAGCGACTCATTCTCGGCATCTTCCTCAACCTCTTCCGCGTTGAACTCACCGCACTCCGGGGGGGACGATGGTGACCAAGGTCACCATGCAAATTCCAACCGGAGCGAGCCACCCGGtgggccgctgcagcagatggAAAAGGTCGGCGTGGCGAAGTTCAACAGCAACACCATCTCTGGGtcagcagcgctggtggaggCTGCCACGCGGCGGATGCCGCCTCTCCCCGATTCCAATGTCGTTGGGCCGCTCCCAACATTCCctgtgcggcagcagccgcctGAGTTGGAGGAAGCGGTCGCGGCGGCTCCGTTcgcggcggtgtcgcgcGCAGATGAACGCCGATCTTCCCTTTCACTCCTGTCTTCCCGCGGTGCCAACGCGCTGACGAGCTTGCACCCAAGGGACGGTGTGCCGATGCCGTCCCCCGTTGCTCTTACTCCAGCTGTTGCCTCGAATTTGTACccgcagcgacgcagcagctcgttTGCGACGGGCGTCTGCAACGACGATGACttcggcggcagtggtgcagAGATGAGTAGAGGTGGGGTGAACTCCCACATGCTCAGCAACGACCACAGCACAACCGCCGATCTCACCAACCAGTACTCAGGTGACACCTCTTTTGATTTTGTGGGGGCCCTTGCGGAGCGTCACTGCCTGGAGGACATGCAGAACGCATTTTCATCTCGGCAGTCGTCGACGGACACGGCGAAAAttggcggcgacgtcgacggtGAGGCGTCTGCCTTCCCCACGGAGGGGTCTGGGAACACCAACAGTGGCCAGTGTGCTGTGATGGGGACAGGGGCGGTGGGGCTGCGCAAGACCCCATCCCCTTTTGGCTCCGATGTCTTGGAAGCAAGCAAGCCCGTTCTCTCCACAAGCCATCAGAGCTGCAACGAAAAGGACACGGGAACAAGGGCAGCCACTGCAAGTGCCTCGCGGCAAGGCGAGGATAGGGCGTCAGGCGACAGCGGTAGTGCGGACTTTATGGAGGTGCCCTCCCCGGACGATGACGAAGACATGACCTCCAGCATCTCTGCCGAGCGCGTCACTGCCGGGACGCGTGAACGGGAGGAGTCGGCCCTTGCAGATGCGCTGCCATGCACTGGCcccaccggcggcagcggtcgTAGCAGGGTACCAAGTGAGGATACTTTAGCGGCAAAGAACCCAATGCCGGAGACGACGATGCAAAGCAACCTTGCTGTCGATGCTGCCCGGGGcgccccctcttctcccatGGCGATTGCCTCGTCACACGGGAGCTATGACGACCTCATTCCAAGCCCGAAGACGCCCCCGCCGGAGGAGCAAGCAGTATCGTCTTTTGACTTTGAGGACGTGGGCAGAGCGACGTTGCAGGCCAAGGATGTCGAATCCGCCGcgccacctgctgccgccgccattACGGATGCGATtgctgcgccatctcttGTGCCTCTTCCGCCGAGAGTGTCggtgcctgcgccgccttccacCTGGGCACCTCAGCCGTAG
- a CDS encoding putative ADP ribosylation factor 3 produces MGILDFLMRIRHTSRPAGILILGLDNAGKTSILRQLSDEDISHVASTQGFQIKKLVTGGIKINVWDMGGQRAARYYWRQYFKEADVVIYVIDAADPRRIHEARRELEHLLEEEKVAGVPMLVFANKQDLLGALSVEEVSVALNLTDLRDRQWHIQACSAKTGEGLDEGISWAVKQVKK; encoded by the coding sequence ATGGGCATCTTAGACTTCTTGATGCGGATCCGCCACACCAGTAGACCGGCAGGTATTCTGATTCTAGGTCTAGACAACGCTGGCAAGACAAGCATCCTGCGCCAGCTCAGTGATGAGGATATCTCGCATGTCGCGTCCACGCAGGGATTTCAGATTAAGAAGCTCGTGACCGGCGGTATCAAAATCAACGTGTGGGATATGGGAGGCCAGCGCGCTGCGCGCTACTACTGGCGGCAGTACTTCAAAGAGGCGGACGTCGTCATCTACGTCATTGATGCGGCCGATCCTCGGCGTATCCACGAGGCACGTCGTGAGCTGGAGCACCTCctggaggaagagaaggtggCGGGTGTGCCAATGCTTGTCTTCGCGAACAAGCAGGATTTACTGGGTGCACTGTCGGTAGAAGAGGTCTCCGTGGCACTCAACCTGACGGATTTGCGAGACCGACAGTGGCACATTCAGGCATGCTCCGCCAAGACAGGCGAGGGGTTGGATGAGGGCATCAGTTGGGCTGTGAAGCAGGTGAAGAAGTGA